In Massilia forsythiae, one DNA window encodes the following:
- a CDS encoding MFS transporter, with protein sequence MTAAVKEHGGAVRSAAEIARINAARWAISLIFMVNGIGIGLWAAHVPVVQARAGIDTGTLGLLLLTIAGGAISAMPLSGWLSGRWGTRAVAVGSTLLFTVTGALLMNAGGAGGLPALFLAAYAFGASNGVLDVSMNANASEVEAARGVPTMSSFHGFYSLGGLLGAALGGLIIGAGLGDGRGALAGFAVLAVLAALCARRVLAVAPAPHGSHFALPRGPALFLGLLGMLCFAIEGALVDWSALLLTNRTGADAASAALGYSAFSIAMAACRFAGDRLVLRFGALRIMAVGGLGMFGGLMLAVLSTHFLLSALGFALVGLAAANVVPLIFAAAARTPGMSAGGGLATVATLGYAGLLLAPPLIGSVAAHTSIAVALGLLSLSGIVIAANARVVQPRA encoded by the coding sequence ATGACGGCCGCCGTGAAAGAACACGGCGGCGCGGTGCGCTCCGCTGCCGAGATCGCCAGGATCAATGCGGCGCGCTGGGCCATTTCCCTGATCTTCATGGTGAACGGCATCGGCATCGGCCTGTGGGCCGCGCACGTGCCGGTGGTGCAGGCGCGCGCCGGCATCGACACCGGCACGCTCGGCCTGCTGCTGCTGACCATCGCCGGCGGCGCCATCTCGGCGATGCCGCTGTCCGGCTGGCTGTCCGGACGCTGGGGCACGCGCGCGGTGGCCGTCGGCAGCACGCTGCTGTTCACCGTCACCGGCGCGCTCTTGATGAATGCCGGCGGCGCCGGCGGCTTGCCGGCGCTGTTCCTGGCGGCGTATGCCTTCGGCGCCAGCAACGGCGTGCTGGACGTGTCGATGAACGCCAACGCCAGCGAGGTCGAGGCCGCGCGCGGGGTGCCGACCATGTCCTCCTTCCACGGTTTCTATAGCCTGGGCGGCCTGCTGGGTGCGGCACTGGGTGGACTCATCATCGGCGCCGGGCTGGGCGACGGCCGCGGCGCGCTGGCGGGATTCGCCGTGCTGGCCGTGCTGGCCGCGCTGTGCGCGCGCCGCGTGCTGGCGGTGGCGCCGGCGCCGCACGGCAGCCACTTTGCGCTGCCGCGCGGCCCGGCGCTGTTCCTCGGCCTGCTCGGCATGCTGTGCTTTGCCATCGAAGGCGCGCTGGTCGACTGGAGCGCGCTGCTGCTGACGAATCGCACCGGCGCCGATGCGGCGTCGGCGGCGCTCGGCTATTCGGCGTTCTCGATCGCGATGGCGGCCTGCCGCTTCGCCGGCGACCGCCTGGTGCTGCGCTTCGGCGCGCTGCGCATCATGGCGGTCGGCGGCCTGGGCATGTTCGGCGGCCTGATGCTGGCGGTGCTGAGCACCCATTTCCTGCTGTCGGCGCTCGGCTTCGCGCTGGTCGGTCTGGCGGCGGCCAACGTGGTGCCGCTGATCTTCGCGGCGGCGGCGCGCACGCCGGGCATGTCGGCCGGCGGCGGGCTGGCGACGGTGGCGACGCTCGGTTATGCCGGCCTGCTGCTGGCGCCGCCGCTCATCGGGTCGGTGGCGGCGCATACCAGCATCGCGGTGGCGCTGGGGTTGCTGTCCCTGTCCGGGATCGTCATCGCGGCGAATGCGCGGGTGGTGCAGCCAAGGGCGTAA
- a CDS encoding aspartate aminotransferase family protein translates to MTGQAGEAFDTAELQRLDSAHYLHPFTDHGALRETGARVMVRGEGVYLWDSEGRRVIDGMSGLWCVNAGYGRSAIADAVHRQLLALPFYNSFFNTTNVPAVRLAAKLAGLAPPGFQHAFFTSSGSEANDTAVRMAWRYWQLMGQPQRQAIISRRNAYHGSTIAGASLGGMDAMHAQGALPLPGFHHIGQPSYAEHGRGMSEAEFGLAAARWLEDKILELGPERVAAFIGEPVQGAGGVVIPPATYWPEIQRICDRYGILLVADEVICGFGRLGAWFGCETMGMRPDLIAFAKGVTSGYVPLGGVLAGERVAAALIDKGGDFNHGFTYSGHPAACAAALANLRIMQDERLVERVAKETGPHLKARFGALAAHPLVGHAESIGMAAGLDLVRRKGATLHDGEPFARALAVGMLCRAHMFDNGVIMRAVGDRMIVAPPLSMNCAQIDEMIDRIRYCLDLTLADVGRRGWMA, encoded by the coding sequence ATGACCGGGCAAGCGGGCGAGGCCTTCGACACCGCCGAGCTGCAGCGGCTCGACAGCGCCCATTACCTGCATCCGTTCACCGACCACGGCGCGCTGCGTGAGACCGGGGCGCGCGTGATGGTGCGTGGAGAGGGCGTCTACCTGTGGGATTCGGAAGGGCGGCGCGTCATCGACGGCATGTCGGGCTTGTGGTGCGTGAATGCCGGCTATGGACGCAGCGCCATCGCCGACGCGGTGCACCGGCAACTGCTGGCGCTGCCCTTCTATAACAGCTTCTTCAACACCACCAACGTGCCGGCGGTGCGGCTGGCGGCGAAACTGGCCGGCCTGGCGCCGCCGGGCTTCCAGCATGCGTTCTTCACCAGCTCCGGTTCCGAAGCCAACGACACCGCGGTGCGCATGGCCTGGCGCTACTGGCAACTGATGGGGCAGCCGCAGCGCCAAGCCATCATCAGCCGCCGCAACGCCTATCACGGCAGCACCATCGCCGGCGCTTCGCTGGGCGGCATGGACGCCATGCATGCGCAGGGCGCGCTGCCGCTCCCCGGCTTCCACCACATCGGGCAACCCAGCTACGCCGAGCATGGCCGCGGCATGAGCGAGGCCGAGTTCGGCCTGGCGGCGGCGCGCTGGCTGGAAGACAAGATCCTGGAACTGGGACCGGAACGGGTCGCCGCCTTCATCGGCGAGCCGGTGCAGGGCGCCGGCGGCGTGGTGATCCCGCCCGCCACCTACTGGCCCGAGATCCAGCGCATCTGCGACCGCTACGGCATCCTGCTGGTGGCGGACGAGGTGATCTGCGGCTTCGGCCGGCTGGGCGCCTGGTTCGGCTGCGAGACGATGGGCATGCGCCCCGACCTGATCGCCTTCGCCAAGGGCGTTACCTCCGGCTACGTGCCGCTGGGCGGCGTGCTGGCGGGCGAGCGCGTGGCGGCCGCGCTGATCGACAAGGGCGGCGATTTCAACCATGGTTTTACCTACTCCGGCCATCCGGCGGCGTGCGCCGCGGCGCTGGCCAACCTGCGCATCATGCAGGACGAGCGCCTGGTGGAGCGGGTGGCGAAGGAGACCGGGCCGCATTTGAAGGCGCGCTTCGGCGCGCTGGCGGCGCACCCGCTGGTCGGCCATGCCGAGAGCATCGGCATGGCGGCGGGCCTGGACCTGGTGCGCCGGAAAGGCGCCACGCTGCACGATGGCGAACCGTTCGCGCGTGCGCTGGCGGTGGGCATGCTGTGCCGCGCGCACATGTTCGACAACGGCGTCATCATGCGCGCCGTGGGCGACCGCATGATCGTGGCGCCGCCGCTGTCGATGAACTGCGCGCAGATCGACGAGATGATCGACCGGATCCGATATTGCCTGGACCTGACGCTGGCCGACGTCGGCAGGCGCGGCTGGATGGCGTAG
- a CDS encoding DeoR/GlpR family DNA-binding transcription regulator, producing the protein MQLAEERRQQIVDTVERQGKVMAAELALRFHTSEDTIRRDLRDLDAAGLLRRVHGGAMRRTRAEPAFSQRADADAARKGVLARVLAESVQPGDTVLVDAGTTNLAFARLLEDGHAAAVVTNSLQIALALGHFRATRVILLGGLVSGHAGAALGAHTVAEIRRLRVNLAVVGACSVEADRGLGASDAEEAAVKAAMLAAASRRAVAVLNERLEAPAPFLVAPLAEIDRLVLEADAPADVLARLRRLDPAPEVLLAGRAGA; encoded by the coding sequence ATGCAACTGGCCGAGGAACGGCGCCAACAGATCGTGGACACGGTCGAGCGCCAGGGCAAGGTGATGGCGGCAGAGCTGGCGCTGCGCTTCCACACCTCCGAAGACACGATCCGGCGCGACCTGCGCGACCTGGACGCCGCCGGCCTGCTGCGCCGGGTGCACGGCGGCGCCATGCGCCGCACGCGCGCCGAACCGGCTTTCAGCCAGCGCGCCGACGCCGACGCCGCCCGCAAGGGCGTGCTGGCGCGCGTGCTGGCCGAGTCGGTGCAGCCGGGCGACACCGTGCTGGTCGACGCCGGCACCACCAATCTCGCTTTCGCGCGCCTGCTGGAAGACGGCCACGCCGCCGCCGTCGTCACCAACAGCCTGCAGATCGCGCTCGCGCTCGGCCATTTCCGCGCCACCCGCGTGATCCTGCTGGGTGGCCTGGTGTCCGGCCATGCCGGCGCCGCGCTGGGGGCGCATACGGTGGCCGAGATCCGGCGCCTGCGCGTGAACCTGGCGGTGGTCGGCGCCTGCAGCGTCGAAGCCGACCGCGGCCTGGGCGCGAGCGATGCCGAGGAAGCCGCAGTCAAGGCGGCCATGCTGGCCGCCGCCAGCCGGCGCGCGGTGGCGGTGCTCAATGAGCGCCTGGAAGCGCCGGCGCCGTTCCTGGTCGCGCCGCTGGCGGAAATCGACCGGCTGGTGCTGGAGGCCGACGCCCCGGCCGACGTGCTGGCGCGCCTGCGCCGGCTCGACCCGGCGCCCGAGGTGCTGCTGGCGGGGAGGGCGGGCGCATGA
- a CDS encoding glutamine synthetase family protein: MSPAVGDTMRDFLRDHDIHEVECVIADMTGIARGKILPKDLFLAGEQMRLPKSVLLNTVNGDQPDNTPYVGPTDPDMVCAPDPATMRVVPWASERVALVIHDCRNFDGSLVDLAPRSVLRRVLGKYAARGWTPVVAPEMEFYLVARTTDPHQPLIPPMGRSGFTEQGRQSYSIDAVNDFDAFFLELSAFCKQHELGVETLIHEAGAGQMEINFAHGDALELADRVFLFKRAVRETALRHGIFATFMAKPMETEPGSAMHVHQSVVDVASGHNVFSNRDGSESALFHRFIGGLEKYVPPATLLFAPHVNSYRRLSRFESAPTNVHWGYDNRTCGIRIPNAGAANRRVENRVPGVDVNPYLAMASTLACGYLGMVEGLAPSAHTADNAEHVHGELPRNLEDAIQQLRACPALAEMLGPLFVAAFCEVKELEFATFSRVISSWERQHLMLLV, encoded by the coding sequence ATGAGCCCTGCGGTCGGCGATACCATGCGCGATTTCCTGCGCGACCACGACATCCACGAAGTCGAGTGCGTCATCGCCGACATGACCGGCATCGCGCGCGGCAAGATCCTGCCGAAAGACCTGTTCCTGGCGGGCGAGCAGATGCGCCTGCCGAAGAGCGTGCTGCTGAACACGGTCAACGGCGACCAGCCCGACAACACGCCCTATGTGGGCCCCACCGATCCGGACATGGTGTGCGCGCCGGACCCGGCCACGATGCGCGTGGTGCCCTGGGCCAGCGAACGGGTGGCGCTGGTGATCCACGATTGCCGCAACTTCGACGGCAGCCTGGTCGACCTGGCGCCGCGCTCGGTGCTGCGCCGCGTGCTGGGCAAGTACGCGGCGCGCGGCTGGACGCCGGTGGTGGCGCCGGAGATGGAGTTCTACCTAGTGGCGCGCACCACCGATCCGCACCAGCCTTTGATCCCGCCGATGGGGCGCAGCGGCTTCACCGAGCAGGGCCGGCAATCGTATTCGATCGATGCGGTCAACGATTTCGACGCCTTTTTCCTGGAATTGTCGGCCTTCTGCAAGCAGCACGAGCTGGGCGTCGAGACCCTGATCCACGAAGCCGGCGCCGGCCAGATGGAAATCAATTTTGCGCACGGCGACGCGCTCGAACTGGCCGACCGCGTGTTCCTGTTCAAGCGCGCCGTGCGCGAGACCGCGCTGCGCCACGGCATCTTCGCCACCTTCATGGCGAAACCGATGGAAACCGAGCCGGGCAGCGCCATGCACGTGCACCAGAGCGTGGTCGACGTCGCCAGCGGACACAACGTCTTTTCCAACCGCGACGGCAGCGAAAGCGCCTTGTTCCACCGTTTCATCGGCGGACTGGAAAAATACGTGCCGCCGGCGACCCTGCTGTTCGCGCCGCACGTGAATTCCTACCGGCGCCTGTCGCGCTTCGAATCGGCGCCGACCAACGTGCACTGGGGCTACGACAACCGCACCTGCGGCATCCGCATCCCGAATGCGGGCGCGGCCAACCGCCGCGTCGAGAACCGGGTGCCGGGCGTGGACGTGAACCCCTACTTGGCGATGGCCTCGACGCTGGCCTGCGGCTACCTCGGCATGGTCGAGGGTTTGGCGCCGTCCGCGCACACTGCGGACAACGCCGAACACGTACACGGCGAACTGCCGCGCAACCTGGAAGATGCGATCCAGCAGCTGCGCGCCTGCCCGGCGCTGGCCGAGATGCTGGGGCCGCTGTTCGTGGCAGCGTTCTGCGAAGTCAAGGAGCTCGAATTCGCGACCTTTTCGCGCGTCATCAGTTCGTGGGAGCGCCAGCATCTGATGCTGCTGGTCTGA
- a CDS encoding sodium:solute symporter family protein, producing the protein MNTILISSVVLYLLGTLGLGVWAGSRIKNTTDFAVAGRSLPLVMVITTTFATWFGAETVMGIPARFVQGGLNGLVEDPFGAGACLILVGLFFAARLYKLNLLTIGDYYRARYGRGIEVFCSAAIILSYLGWVAAQITALGLVFSVLTGGAMSETAGMIVGTLAVLIYVVVGGFLAVAITDFIQMIVLVVGMSIIAVFSSELAGGTGAVLHMVQQKDLWNFLPKSSFTDIAFFVGAAVTMMLGSIPQQDVFQRVMSAKNAPTARAGAVIGGASYILFAFVPMFIVACAVIVMGNEAMELAKNDYQRVLPTFVMSKMPLIMQILFFGALLSAIKSTSSATLLAPSTSFTENILKNLRPGMSDRQQLFAMRVTIVVFAVLVLSYAIAMKGTSIYELVSSAYQVTLVAAFVPLVMGLYWKRATTQGAVLSIAAGIVTWIAFFPQLSPLGERFPGQLAGLLMAFAGMIAGSLAPQVLKNRSEPHKTAVGV; encoded by the coding sequence GTGAACACTATTCTGATTTCATCCGTCGTGCTCTACCTGCTGGGCACCCTCGGGCTGGGCGTCTGGGCCGGCTCGCGCATCAAGAACACCACCGACTTCGCCGTCGCCGGACGCAGCCTGCCGCTGGTGATGGTGATCACCACCACCTTCGCCACCTGGTTCGGCGCCGAGACCGTGATGGGCATTCCGGCGCGCTTCGTGCAGGGCGGCCTGAACGGCCTGGTCGAAGACCCGTTCGGGGCCGGCGCCTGCCTGATCCTGGTCGGCCTGTTCTTCGCCGCGCGCCTGTATAAACTCAACCTGCTGACCATCGGCGACTACTACCGCGCGCGCTACGGCCGCGGCATCGAGGTGTTCTGCTCGGCCGCCATCATCCTGTCCTACCTCGGCTGGGTGGCGGCGCAGATCACGGCGCTGGGGCTGGTGTTCTCGGTGCTGACCGGCGGCGCCATGTCGGAAACCGCCGGCATGATCGTCGGCACCCTGGCGGTGCTGATCTACGTGGTGGTGGGCGGCTTCCTGGCGGTGGCGATCACCGACTTCATCCAGATGATCGTGCTGGTGGTGGGCATGTCGATCATCGCCGTGTTTTCGTCGGAGCTGGCCGGCGGCACCGGCGCCGTGCTGCACATGGTGCAGCAAAAGGATCTGTGGAACTTCCTGCCGAAGTCCAGCTTCACCGACATCGCCTTCTTCGTCGGCGCGGCCGTGACCATGATGCTCGGCTCGATCCCGCAGCAGGACGTGTTCCAGCGCGTGATGTCGGCGAAAAACGCGCCGACCGCGCGCGCCGGCGCCGTGATCGGCGGCGCCAGCTACATCCTGTTCGCCTTCGTGCCGATGTTCATCGTCGCCTGCGCCGTGATCGTGATGGGCAACGAGGCGATGGAGCTGGCCAAGAACGATTACCAGCGCGTGCTGCCGACCTTCGTGATGTCGAAGATGCCGCTCATCATGCAGATCCTGTTCTTCGGCGCCCTGCTCTCGGCCATCAAGAGCACCTCGTCGGCGACCCTGCTGGCGCCGTCGACCAGTTTTACCGAGAATATCCTCAAGAACCTGCGCCCGGGCATGAGCGACCGCCAGCAGCTGTTCGCCATGCGCGTGACCATCGTCGTGTTCGCGGTGCTGGTGCTGAGCTACGCGATCGCCATGAAGGGCACCTCGATCTACGAACTGGTGTCCTCGGCCTACCAGGTGACGCTGGTCGCCGCCTTCGTGCCGCTGGTGATGGGCCTGTACTGGAAGCGCGCCACCACGCAGGGCGCGGTGCTGTCGATCGCGGCCGGCATCGTCACCTGGATCGCGTTCTTCCCGCAGCTGTCGCCGCTGGGCGAGCGCTTTCCGGGACAGCTGGCGGGCCTGCTGATGGCGTTCGCCGGCATGATCGCCGGGTCGCTGGCGCCGCAGGTGCTGAAGAACCGCAGCGAGCCGCACAAGACGGCGGTCGGGGTGTAG
- a CDS encoding sensor histidine kinase, whose protein sequence is MESRHDDAIPTARMWSVYACSWVAYLALLGLALQVENLRHGRFDWNEIGSMFWTLPQAFILALLWPLSGWLRRRRWPLTAILLSHLAGATAFGILSLLLMCTMFKLDKPLGWYVWPLLYTMMIYGVIASIFHTVRMHAAARHQALAIQQAHALLVASELNALRSKLNPHFLFNTLHSIIALTRKDPDAAETALFQFSDMLRYVLDTEKSGSDRVTLAAELDFVRDYLQLEALRLGGRLNVDWQLDAAAAALALPALSLQPLVENSIKHAFNPHSRPGRLTIRSRVQAGGGALALSVGDDGPGADLAAVRRSNGLGLRTVERRLRLEYGEDGRLAIDTAPGAGFTVTISIPLDPHQEPSACIP, encoded by the coding sequence ATGGAATCCCGACACGACGACGCCATCCCGACCGCCCGCATGTGGTCCGTCTATGCCTGCAGCTGGGTCGCCTACCTGGCGTTGCTCGGACTCGCCCTGCAGGTGGAAAACTTGCGGCACGGCCGTTTCGACTGGAACGAAATCGGCTCGATGTTCTGGACCCTGCCGCAGGCATTCATCCTGGCGCTGCTGTGGCCGCTCAGCGGTTGGTTGCGGCGCCGGCGCTGGCCGCTCACGGCCATCCTGCTGTCCCACCTTGCCGGCGCGACCGCCTTCGGCATCCTGTCGCTCTTGTTGATGTGCACGATGTTCAAGCTGGACAAGCCGCTGGGGTGGTACGTCTGGCCGCTGCTGTACACGATGATGATCTACGGCGTCATCGCATCGATCTTCCACACCGTGCGCATGCACGCCGCCGCGCGCCACCAGGCGCTGGCGATCCAGCAGGCGCATGCGCTGCTGGTCGCCTCCGAGCTGAACGCACTGCGCAGCAAGCTCAATCCCCACTTCCTGTTCAATACGCTGCACTCGATCATCGCCCTGACGCGCAAGGACCCGGACGCCGCCGAGACCGCGCTGTTCCAGTTCTCGGACATGCTGCGCTACGTGCTCGACACCGAAAAGAGCGGCAGCGACCGCGTGACCCTGGCAGCGGAACTCGACTTCGTGCGCGACTACCTGCAGCTGGAAGCGCTGCGCCTGGGCGGGCGCCTGAACGTCGACTGGCAACTCGACGCTGCCGCCGCCGCGCTGGCGCTGCCGGCGCTGTCGCTGCAGCCGCTGGTCGAGAACAGCATCAAGCACGCCTTCAATCCACACAGCCGGCCCGGCCGCCTGACCATCCGCAGCCGCGTCCAGGCGGGCGGGGGCGCGCTGGCGCTGAGCGTGGGCGACGACGGCCCCGGCGCCGACCTCGCCGCCGTGCGCCGCTCGAACGGGCTGGGCCTGCGCACCGTGGAACGCCGCCTGCGCCTCGAATACGGCGAAGACGGCCGCCTCGCCATCGACACCGCGCCCGGCGCCGGCTTCACGGTAACCATCTCGATCCCGCTCGACCCCCACCAGGAACCGTCCGCATGCATACCGTAA
- a CDS encoding LytR/AlgR family response regulator transcription factor: MHTVKTVFIAEDEPLARELLRDAIYAHAGLRLVGEAADGAAALARIDALCPDVVFLDIQMPELTGLEVLKRLRCRPAIVFTTAYDQYAVTAFELHAVDYLLKPFTRARFDAAVARLLETGAAPGAAQGAVQGAAQGAAHGAAPLEALERAVRRAPAPLERILVRDRGRIFPLALHEIEYLKADAKYTAISARGQTFLVRIGISELEAQLDPARFIRIHRSTLVNLDFVESMKADEQSQLLIRMRDGSVLAASREASKVLREMAL; encoded by the coding sequence ATGCATACCGTAAAAACCGTTTTCATCGCCGAGGACGAACCGCTGGCGCGCGAACTGCTGCGCGACGCCATCTACGCGCACGCCGGGCTGCGCCTGGTCGGCGAAGCGGCCGACGGCGCCGCGGCGCTGGCCCGCATCGACGCGCTGTGCCCGGACGTGGTGTTCCTCGACATCCAGATGCCCGAGCTGACCGGCCTGGAAGTGCTCAAGCGCCTGCGCTGCCGCCCGGCCATCGTGTTCACCACCGCCTACGACCAGTACGCGGTGACCGCCTTCGAGCTGCACGCCGTCGACTACCTGCTCAAGCCGTTTACGCGCGCCCGCTTCGATGCCGCCGTGGCGCGTTTGCTGGAGACGGGCGCGGCGCCTGGAGCGGCACAGGGAGCGGTGCAGGGGGCGGCACAGGGGGCGGCACACGGCGCGGCGCCGCTGGAGGCGCTGGAACGGGCGGTGCGGCGCGCACCGGCGCCGCTGGAACGCATCCTGGTGCGCGACCGCGGCCGCATCTTCCCGCTGGCGCTGCACGAGATCGAATACCTGAAGGCGGACGCCAAGTACACCGCCATCAGCGCGCGCGGCCAGACCTTCCTGGTGCGCATCGGCATCTCGGAACTCGAGGCCCAGCTCGATCCGGCGCGCTTCATCCGCATCCACCGCTCGACGCTGGTGAATCTCGATTTCGTCGAGTCGATGAAGGCGGACGAGCAGTCGCAGTTGCTGATCCGGATGCGCGACGGCAGCGTGCTGGCGGCGAGCCGCGAGGCGTCGAAGGTGTTGCGGGAGATGGCGCTATGA
- a CDS encoding glutamine synthetase family protein codes for MAIRDNFSYNDMEEWLNAKRVTEIECLVPDLTGVARGKILPRVKFTEDRGMRLPEIVLGMTVTGNSPADDDAFDRAISTTDRDMILKADPGTITMVPWAVDPTAQVIHDCYFADGRLVDFAPRSVLRRVLKLYAQKGWKPLVAPELEFYLTAKNIDPDLPLAAPIGRSGRSETSRQVYSIDAVNEFDPLFEDIYDYCDMMGLDVDTLIHEIGAGQMEINFQHGEPLGLADKVFYFKRTLREAALKHEMYATFMAKPMAGEPGSAMHVHQSVVDEDTGKNIFSTADGAPSDLFRWYVGGLQKYMTPAMAIVAPYVNSYRRIVRHTAAPINLQWGVDNRTVGLRVPVSGSQDRRVENRVIGADANPYLALAVTLACGYLGMTEQVEPTPMVEGSAYKMQVELPQGLSEALTLLRREDRLRDILGERFVDVYSAVKELEHQEFMTVISSWEREHLLLHV; via the coding sequence ATGGCAATCCGCGACAATTTTTCTTACAACGACATGGAAGAGTGGCTCAATGCGAAGCGAGTCACCGAAATCGAATGCCTGGTCCCCGACCTGACCGGGGTGGCGCGCGGCAAGATCCTGCCGCGCGTAAAATTCACCGAGGACCGCGGCATGCGCCTGCCGGAAATCGTGCTGGGCATGACCGTCACCGGCAACTCGCCGGCCGACGACGACGCCTTCGACCGCGCCATCTCCACCACCGACCGCGACATGATCCTGAAGGCCGATCCGGGCACCATCACGATGGTGCCGTGGGCGGTGGACCCGACCGCGCAGGTGATCCACGACTGCTATTTCGCCGACGGCCGCCTGGTCGATTTCGCCCCGCGCAGCGTGCTGCGGCGCGTGCTGAAGCTGTACGCGCAAAAGGGCTGGAAACCGCTGGTGGCGCCGGAACTCGAGTTCTATCTGACCGCCAAGAACATCGACCCGGATTTGCCGCTGGCCGCGCCGATCGGCCGCAGCGGCCGCTCCGAGACCAGCCGGCAAGTGTATTCGATCGACGCCGTCAACGAATTCGACCCGCTGTTCGAAGACATCTACGATTACTGCGACATGATGGGCCTGGACGTCGATACCCTGATCCACGAGATCGGCGCCGGCCAGATGGAAATCAACTTCCAGCACGGCGAGCCGCTCGGCCTGGCCGACAAGGTGTTCTATTTCAAGCGCACGCTGCGCGAGGCGGCCCTGAAGCACGAGATGTACGCCACCTTCATGGCCAAGCCGATGGCCGGCGAGCCGGGTTCGGCCATGCACGTGCACCAGAGCGTGGTCGACGAGGACACCGGCAAGAACATCTTCAGCACCGCCGATGGCGCGCCGTCCGACCTGTTCCGCTGGTACGTCGGCGGCCTGCAGAAGTACATGACGCCGGCGATGGCGATCGTCGCGCCCTACGTGAATTCCTACCGCCGCATCGTGCGCCATACCGCCGCGCCGATCAACCTGCAATGGGGCGTGGACAACCGCACCGTCGGCCTGCGCGTGCCGGTGTCGGGCTCGCAGGACCGGCGCGTGGAAAACCGCGTGATCGGCGCCGACGCCAATCCGTATCTCGCGCTGGCGGTGACGCTGGCCTGCGGCTACCTCGGCATGACCGAGCAGGTCGAGCCGACGCCGATGGTCGAGGGCAGCGCCTATAAGATGCAGGTCGAGCTGCCGCAGGGCCTGTCGGAAGCCCTGACGCTGCTGCGCCGCGAAGACCGCCTGCGCGACATCCTGGGCGAGCGCTTCGTCGACGTGTATTCGGCGGTGAAGGAACTGGAGCACCAGGAGTTCATGACCGTCATCAGTTCGTGGGAACGCGAGCATTTATTGCTCCACGTATAA
- a CDS encoding gamma-glutamyl-gamma-aminobutyrate hydrolase family protein, whose product MRPIVIVPACTRDFGEHPYHAAQHKYVDAVVLGADCAPMILPSLGASLDLETMLELCDGIMLTGSASNVHPSYYSEEVLDPSLPQDPARDQTTLPLIRAAVKRGIPIIAICRGFQEMNVALGGSLYQAVQTVPGHFDHRENPELGMDEQYGDAHKVRLTEGGMLHTALGVPEIPVNSLHGQGVHELAPGLTVEAVAEDGLVEAFSVASAPGFTLAVQWHPEWRIVHNPYSMKMFGAFGDACRDYHERTKRNRL is encoded by the coding sequence ATGCGCCCGATCGTTATCGTCCCCGCTTGCACCCGTGACTTCGGCGAACATCCATATCACGCGGCCCAGCACAAGTATGTCGACGCCGTCGTCCTCGGCGCCGATTGCGCTCCCATGATCCTGCCCTCGCTGGGCGCTTCGCTCGACCTCGAGACGATGCTGGAACTGTGCGACGGCATCATGCTGACCGGCTCGGCGTCGAATGTGCACCCGAGCTATTACTCGGAAGAAGTGCTGGACCCCTCGCTGCCGCAGGACCCGGCGCGCGACCAGACCACGCTGCCGCTGATCCGCGCGGCCGTGAAGCGCGGCATTCCGATCATCGCCATCTGCCGCGGCTTCCAGGAAATGAACGTGGCGCTCGGCGGCAGCCTGTACCAGGCGGTGCAGACCGTGCCCGGCCACTTCGACCACCGCGAGAACCCCGAGCTGGGGATGGACGAGCAATACGGCGACGCGCACAAGGTGCGCCTGACCGAAGGCGGCATGCTGCACACCGCCCTGGGCGTGCCCGAGATTCCGGTGAATTCCCTGCATGGGCAGGGCGTGCACGAACTGGCGCCGGGCCTGACGGTCGAAGCGGTGGCCGAGGACGGGCTGGTGGAAGCCTTTTCGGTGGCGTCGGCGCCCGGCTTCACGCTGGCGGTGCAATGGCATCCGGAATGGCGCATCGTCCACAATCCGTATTCGATGAAGATGTTCGGCGCCTTCGGCGATGCCTGCCGCGACTATCACGAACGCACCAAACGGAACCGATTATGA